The Rhodoferax sediminis genome has a segment encoding these proteins:
- a CDS encoding SDR family oxidoreductase has product MITDFKGKTAVLTGAGSGFGLECARIGARLGMNLVLVDVQQDALDKAAAEMQAAGAPVLARKVDVSNAAQMEALAQAVQQRFGAPHLVFNNAGVGSGGLIWENSVRDWEWVLGVNVMGVVHGVRLFTPMMLGAAKKDPAWRGHIVNTASMAGLLNPPNMGVYNVSKHAVVSLSETLYQDLSLVTDQISASVLCPFFVATGINQSHRNRPGDMAGEKPTKSQLVGQAMTDKAVGSGKVTAADVAQKVFDAVAANQFYIYSHPKAIGSVQTRLEDILQARNPTDPFADKPEIGAALRKALRAD; this is encoded by the coding sequence ATGATCACCGACTTCAAAGGCAAGACCGCCGTTCTCACGGGCGCTGGCTCGGGCTTCGGCCTCGAATGCGCCCGCATCGGCGCCAGGCTCGGCATGAACCTGGTGCTGGTGGATGTGCAGCAGGACGCGCTCGACAAGGCCGCGGCCGAAATGCAGGCCGCCGGCGCGCCCGTGCTCGCGCGCAAGGTGGATGTGTCGAACGCCGCCCAGATGGAAGCGCTGGCCCAAGCCGTGCAGCAGCGCTTTGGCGCGCCGCACCTGGTCTTCAACAACGCGGGTGTGGGCTCGGGCGGCCTGATCTGGGAGAACTCGGTCCGGGACTGGGAATGGGTGCTGGGGGTCAACGTCATGGGCGTGGTGCACGGCGTGCGCCTGTTCACGCCCATGATGCTGGGCGCCGCCAAAAAAGACCCCGCCTGGCGCGGCCACATCGTCAACACCGCCAGCATGGCCGGCCTGCTGAACCCGCCCAACATGGGTGTCTACAACGTCAGCAAGCACGCCGTGGTCAGCCTGTCCGAGACGCTGTACCAGGACCTGTCCCTGGTGACCGACCAGATCAGCGCCAGCGTGCTGTGTCCGTTCTTTGTCGCCACCGGCATCAACCAGAGCCACCGCAACCGTCCCGGCGATATGGCGGGCGAAAAACCCACCAAGAGCCAGCTGGTGGGCCAGGCCATGACCGACAAGGCGGTCGGCTCCGGCAAGGTCACGGCTGCCGACGTGGCTCAAAAAGTATTTGATGCGGTGGCCGCCAACCAGTTCTACATCTACAGCCACCCCAAGGCCATCGGCTCGGTGCAAACCCGGCTGGAGGACATCCTGCAGGCGCGCAACCCGACGGATCCTTTTGCCGACAAGCCCGAAATCGGGGCAGCCTTGCGCAAGGCGCTGCGGGCCGACTGA
- a CDS encoding acyl-CoA dehydrogenase, whose translation MALRPTLDFLLYDWLDAPSLQQRERFADHSRETFDAVLDTCERIAREKYAPFNRTVDTQEPQFDGEKVVLPQATHDAHKAFVESGMLSAAQDYDIGGMQLPYTLQAAANSFFAMASVSIGSNMLTSGNANLLMVHGTEMQKDVFARNEFSGRWAGTMCLSEPQAGSSLSDVATRAVPDGPDFQSDPLGPRYRLTGNKMWISSGDHELTENIVHIVLAKIPDENGKLIPGTRGISLFIVPKKMVDSKGQLTGERNDVALAGLNHKLGWRGTTNTLLNFGEGKYQPQGKGGAIGYLVGQPGKGLHCMFHMMNEARIGVGLAATMLGMAGYQASLEYAKNRPQGRPVGPGGKDAAKAQIRIIEHADVRRMLLAQKSYCEGALALELYCARLVDEQRTGTAQAADEARLLLEVLTPIAKSWPSEWCLEANSLAIQVHGGYGYTRDFPVEQYWRDNRLNMIHEGTHGIQGMDLLGRKVLMEEGRGLQLLAARIKATRERAAQVPELAQHAQALGQALQQVTSATQAAWATGQPTDALANAVPYMQAFGHTVLAWIWLDVALAALRADATKSVASTAGQLGAARYFYHYELPKIGAWLNVVESRDLTCASLPEDAF comes from the coding sequence ATGGCCCTTCGTCCCACCCTCGACTTCCTGCTTTATGACTGGCTCGACGCGCCGTCGCTGCAGCAACGCGAGCGTTTTGCCGATCATTCGCGCGAAACCTTTGATGCCGTGCTCGACACCTGCGAGCGCATCGCACGCGAAAAATACGCGCCGTTCAACCGCACCGTGGACACCCAGGAGCCGCAGTTTGACGGCGAGAAGGTGGTCCTGCCCCAGGCCACGCACGATGCGCACAAGGCCTTTGTCGAATCCGGCATGCTCAGTGCCGCGCAGGACTACGACATCGGCGGCATGCAGTTGCCCTACACGCTGCAGGCGGCCGCCAACAGCTTCTTTGCGATGGCCTCGGTGAGCATCGGCTCGAACATGCTGACCAGCGGCAACGCGAATCTGCTGATGGTGCACGGCACCGAGATGCAAAAAGACGTGTTCGCCAGGAACGAGTTCTCGGGCCGCTGGGCCGGCACCATGTGCCTGTCCGAGCCGCAGGCCGGCTCCAGCCTGAGCGATGTCGCGACGCGGGCCGTGCCGGATGGCCCCGACTTCCAAAGTGACCCGCTGGGACCGCGCTACCGCCTGACCGGCAACAAGATGTGGATCTCTTCAGGCGACCATGAGCTGACCGAGAACATCGTGCACATCGTGCTCGCCAAGATCCCCGACGAGAACGGCAAGCTGATTCCCGGCACGCGCGGCATCTCGCTGTTCATCGTGCCGAAAAAGATGGTCGATTCCAAAGGCCAGTTGACCGGCGAGCGCAACGACGTGGCGCTGGCGGGCCTGAACCACAAGCTGGGCTGGCGCGGCACCACCAACACGCTGCTCAACTTCGGCGAAGGCAAGTACCAGCCGCAGGGCAAGGGCGGCGCCATCGGCTACCTGGTTGGCCAGCCTGGCAAGGGCCTGCACTGCATGTTCCACATGATGAACGAGGCACGTATCGGCGTCGGCCTGGCGGCCACCATGCTGGGCATGGCGGGCTATCAGGCATCGCTGGAGTATGCGAAAAACCGGCCGCAGGGCCGGCCCGTGGGCCCGGGCGGCAAGGATGCGGCTAAGGCGCAAATCCGCATCATCGAACACGCCGACGTCCGGCGCATGCTGCTGGCACAAAAATCGTACTGCGAAGGCGCGCTGGCGCTGGAGCTGTACTGCGCGCGCCTGGTGGACGAGCAGCGCACCGGAACTGCGCAGGCGGCCGACGAGGCGCGCCTGCTGCTCGAAGTGCTGACCCCGATCGCCAAGAGCTGGCCCAGCGAATGGTGCCTGGAGGCCAACTCACTGGCGATCCAGGTGCACGGCGGCTATGGCTACACGCGCGATTTCCCGGTCGAGCAGTACTGGCGCGACAACCGCCTGAACATGATCCACGAGGGCACGCACGGCATCCAGGGCATGGACCTGCTGGGGCGCAAGGTGCTGATGGAGGAGGGCCGCGGCCTGCAATTGCTGGCCGCGCGCATCAAAGCTACCCGCGAGCGCGCCGCGCAGGTACCTGAGCTGGCGCAGCATGCCCAAGCATTGGGGCAAGCGTTGCAGCAGGTCACGAGCGCCACCCAGGCCGCGTGGGCCACCGGCCAGCCCACCGACGCGCTGGCCAATGCCGTGCCCTACATGCAGGCCTTTGGCCACACGGTGCTGGCCTGGATCTGGCTGGACGTGGCGCTCGCGGCGCTGCGCGCGGATGCTACCAAATCAGTAGCTTCAACTGCGGGCCAGTTGGGGGCTGCAAGGTATTTTTATCATTATGAGCTGCCCAAGATCGGGGCCTGGCTGAATGTCGTCGAAAGCCGTGACCTGACCTGCGCCAGCCTGCCCGAAGATGCATTCTGA
- a CDS encoding sensor histidine kinase produces the protein MTLTAWCRKRSRFDLALALALAALAVNLGLSRYAGGAAAGTPSTFWLDISYQWCVAAVVFFLLQSASIEREWLYWLCLSQALVGTVVLGGMGLHGLRSLQGRIPLFQAWQILNVGFFLLLAAGICYFVARRGGPHRWFVMGTTLLGLGIALNDVLHAETLQTGTAFGHYLYPAFLLLVWLVMTGRGTDSHSAIDAQQTGHLQALSRLRAEQASHSDLLSRRAIESERKRIASDLHDGVGSQLVNLIATLDPHSPQQQAMAIALEQCLLDLKIMVDSIDGEHDSIIDALARLRYRVQPSLDRLGIHMAWSMQDTGELALVTPDQVLQLLRISQEALSNVMRHSRASAVEVTCRYLPYSQCLLLEICDNGRGIQAAMADRRGTGKGLSGMRQRAESIGASIEFSRCQGDRMGTRIMLLLPVSAQTDPHGAGAPATRGPVRPLSDMA, from the coding sequence ATGACGCTGACCGCCTGGTGCCGCAAGCGCAGCCGGTTCGACCTGGCGCTGGCGCTGGCCTTGGCGGCACTTGCCGTCAATCTGGGACTGTCGCGCTACGCAGGCGGCGCCGCCGCGGGTACCCCGTCCACTTTCTGGCTGGATATCAGCTACCAATGGTGTGTCGCAGCCGTGGTATTTTTCCTGCTGCAAAGCGCCAGCATCGAGCGCGAGTGGCTGTATTGGCTGTGTCTGTCGCAGGCTCTCGTCGGCACGGTCGTGCTGGGAGGGATGGGCTTGCACGGGCTGCGCAGCCTGCAGGGGCGGATCCCCCTTTTCCAGGCCTGGCAAATCCTCAATGTAGGGTTTTTCCTGCTGCTGGCCGCGGGGATCTGCTATTTTGTGGCCCGCCGGGGCGGCCCCCATCGATGGTTTGTGATGGGCACGACGCTGCTGGGTCTGGGTATTGCGCTGAACGATGTGCTTCATGCGGAGACCCTGCAAACGGGAACGGCGTTCGGGCACTACCTTTATCCCGCCTTTCTTCTTCTGGTGTGGCTGGTCATGACCGGTCGCGGCACCGACAGCCACAGCGCGATCGATGCGCAGCAGACAGGGCATCTGCAGGCTTTGAGCCGGCTGCGGGCCGAGCAGGCGAGCCACAGCGACCTGCTGAGCCGGCGTGCCATAGAGAGCGAACGCAAGCGCATCGCCAGTGATCTGCACGACGGGGTGGGCTCGCAACTCGTCAACCTCATCGCCACGCTGGATCCCCATTCTCCGCAACAGCAAGCCATGGCCATTGCGCTGGAGCAGTGCCTTCTTGACCTGAAAATCATGGTCGACTCCATCGACGGGGAACACGATTCGATCATCGATGCGCTGGCCCGGTTGCGCTATCGCGTCCAGCCCTCGCTGGACCGGCTCGGGATTCACATGGCCTGGAGCATGCAGGACACTGGGGAGCTGGCGCTGGTCACGCCCGACCAGGTGCTGCAACTGCTGCGCATCAGCCAGGAGGCGCTGTCCAACGTGATGCGCCATTCCCGGGCGTCGGCGGTCGAGGTGACCTGCCGGTATCTGCCGTACAGCCAGTGCCTGCTGCTGGAGATATGCGACAACGGGCGGGGTATCCAGGCGGCTATGGCGGACCGACGCGGTACCGGAAAAGGCCTGTCAGGCATGCGCCAGCGCGCCGAATCCATCGGCGCCAGCATTGAGTTCTCCCGCTGTCAGGGCGATCGAATGGGGACCCGCATCATGCTGTTGCTGCCGGTGTCGGCGCAGACAGACCCGCATGGTGCCGGTGCCCCCGCGACGCGCGGCCCCGTCCGTCCCTTGAGCGATATGGCTTGA
- a CDS encoding PaaI family thioesterase — protein MKFGVEIPFVNHLGFELALFDGGYSELHYEARPEHLNSFSVTHGGASMTLLDVAMAVAARSVQKDMGVVTIEMKTSFMQPARGPLTAKGHLMHRTATMAFTEGTIYDREGRICAHATGTFKYVKRLPVGAKGSHPLSVISTD, from the coding sequence ATGAAATTCGGCGTCGAGATCCCGTTCGTCAACCACCTCGGCTTCGAGCTGGCGCTGTTCGACGGCGGCTATTCCGAACTGCACTACGAGGCGCGGCCCGAACACCTCAATTCGTTCTCCGTCACGCACGGCGGCGCCAGCATGACCCTGCTGGATGTGGCCATGGCGGTGGCCGCCCGCAGCGTGCAAAAAGACATGGGCGTGGTCACCATCGAGATGAAAACCAGCTTCATGCAACCGGCGCGCGGCCCGCTCACGGCGAAAGGCCACCTGATGCACCGCACCGCCACCATGGCGTTCACCGAGGGCACGATTTACGACCGGGAGGGGCGCATCTGTGCCCATGCCACCGGGACGTTCAAGTATGTCAAGCGCCTGCCCGTCGGGGCCAAGGGCAGTCATCCGTTGAGCGTGATTTCCACCGACTGA
- a CDS encoding glutathione S-transferase family protein, which translates to MSELILHHYPTSPFSEKIRLILGYKRLAWKSVIIPAISPKPDVVALTGGYRKTPFLQVGADIYCDTALICDILEHRQPTPTLYPAHNKGVARVLAQWADSTLFWTAMAWSFSPAGAAQVFPGAPPEVLKAFAEDRAKMRVAVPRLPPPDAAAACKSYLRRLANMLEEQSFLLGAAPCIADFAAYHPLWFTRHRTPAMAGILDHTPSVLAWMDRMAAIGHDQEQAFSAAEAIALAAQSTPAPLKNEPFQDEHGIALGSQVVITSESFGPEPTQGELIAATRMHYTLRRSDERAGTVHVHFPRIGYILKKAPSA; encoded by the coding sequence ATGAGCGAGCTGATTCTTCACCACTACCCGACCTCTCCGTTCTCGGAAAAAATCCGCCTGATTCTGGGTTACAAAAGGCTGGCCTGGAAGTCGGTCATCATCCCGGCCATCAGCCCGAAGCCCGACGTGGTCGCGCTCACCGGCGGCTACCGCAAGACCCCGTTTCTGCAGGTCGGCGCCGACATCTACTGCGATACCGCGCTGATTTGCGACATCCTCGAGCATCGCCAGCCCACGCCCACGCTATACCCTGCGCACAACAAGGGCGTGGCGCGCGTGCTCGCGCAATGGGCCGACAGCACGCTGTTCTGGACCGCCATGGCCTGGAGCTTCAGCCCGGCAGGCGCGGCCCAGGTGTTCCCGGGCGCACCGCCCGAGGTGCTCAAGGCCTTTGCCGAAGATCGCGCCAAAATGCGCGTGGCCGTGCCGCGCCTGCCACCGCCCGATGCGGCGGCCGCTTGCAAAAGCTATCTGCGCCGTCTCGCCAACATGCTCGAGGAGCAGTCCTTTCTGCTCGGTGCCGCGCCGTGCATCGCCGACTTTGCGGCCTATCACCCGCTGTGGTTCACGCGGCACCGTACCCCGGCCATGGCCGGCATCCTCGACCATACGCCATCCGTGCTGGCCTGGATGGACCGCATGGCCGCCATCGGTCACGACCAGGAACAAGCCTTCAGCGCCGCGGAAGCCATCGCATTGGCCGCCCAGTCCACGCCCGCGCCGCTCAAGAACGAGCCGTTCCAGGACGAGCACGGCATCGCGCTGGGCAGCCAGGTGGTGATCACCAGCGAGAGCTTCGGCCCGGAACCCACCCAGGGTGAACTGATCGCCGCCACCCGCATGCACTACACGCTGCGCCGCAGCGACGAGCGCGCCGGCACGGTGCATGTGCACTTTCCGCGCATTGGCTACATCCTCAAGAAAGCACCTTCCGCATGA
- a CDS encoding DUF1223 domain-containing protein, with the protein MQNGCVMQSGAALTPVIELYTSEGCSSCPPADKWLSSFKERGAGQAAVIEAFHVGYWDTIGWVDRFASPAYAERQRQVAAWNQQRSIYTPQAVLNGRDWPDWATSGTHAPASAQAARASIALKQRGDDQFEAIVTPGSGAPATWSAYWTITENGYNSRVKAGENAGEFLRHDFVVRQYTPAGNYRTDPAMPQRLTLRSIVPSPGHARQVNLVVFDPKTGSTLQAVSAGC; encoded by the coding sequence ATGCAGAACGGCTGTGTCATGCAATCGGGCGCGGCCCTCACGCCCGTGATTGAGCTGTATACCTCCGAGGGCTGCAGTTCCTGCCCGCCGGCGGACAAATGGTTGTCAAGCTTCAAAGAGCGCGGTGCAGGCCAGGCCGCCGTGATCGAGGCCTTTCACGTGGGCTACTGGGACACCATCGGCTGGGTCGACCGTTTTGCCTCGCCCGCCTATGCCGAGCGCCAGCGACAGGTGGCGGCCTGGAACCAGCAGCGCTCCATCTACACCCCGCAGGCCGTGTTGAATGGCAGGGACTGGCCCGATTGGGCAACGTCTGGAACGCATGCGCCCGCGTCCGCCCAGGCCGCCCGCGCCAGCATCGCGCTCAAGCAACGGGGGGACGACCAGTTTGAAGCCATCGTCACGCCAGGAAGCGGCGCCCCTGCAACCTGGAGCGCCTACTGGACCATCACCGAGAACGGCTACAACTCCAGGGTCAAGGCGGGTGAAAACGCAGGTGAATTCTTGCGGCACGACTTCGTGGTGCGCCAGTACACGCCGGCGGGCAACTACAGGACCGACCCGGCCATGCCGCAAAGGCTCACCCTGCGCAGCATTGTACCCAGCCCCGGGCACGCGCGGCAGGTCAACCTGGTGGTGTTCGATCCGAAAACGGGCAGCACGCTGCAGGCGGTGTCAGCCGGCTGCTGA
- a CDS encoding LuxR C-terminal-related transcriptional regulator, whose amino-acid sequence MRRENRGAIQQFALRSDSSLWPNFLNGQPGQPVRVLLVDDDPHFRRVIAQELVADLRVSLVAQGGSAREGRRLIALHEFDVMMIDLNLGDGSGFDLIDYMKSIRPAAEAVVISAMEDEQHALHAFELGATGYLLKNSWFGNFSQAVLQVVNGGASITPNLARRLLLKLDHAQGDAQMIRVSSKPDKLSDREKEVLRMVANGYTSAEIGARLTISCQTVNSHIKNIYRKLQVRTRAQAVSFAGARGLL is encoded by the coding sequence ATGCGCCGGGAAAACCGGGGTGCTATCCAGCAGTTTGCACTGCGGAGCGACTCCTCCCTATGGCCAAATTTTCTGAATGGTCAGCCGGGTCAGCCGGTGCGTGTGCTGCTGGTCGATGACGACCCCCACTTTCGCAGGGTCATCGCGCAGGAACTGGTGGCGGATTTGCGGGTCAGCCTTGTGGCTCAGGGAGGCAGCGCACGCGAGGGGCGCCGCCTGATTGCGCTGCACGAGTTCGACGTGATGATGATCGACCTGAACCTGGGTGATGGTTCGGGGTTCGACCTGATCGACTACATGAAGTCGATTCGTCCGGCAGCCGAGGCAGTGGTCATTTCTGCCATGGAGGACGAACAGCACGCCCTGCATGCGTTCGAGCTGGGCGCCACGGGCTACCTGCTCAAGAATTCGTGGTTCGGCAACTTCTCTCAGGCGGTGTTGCAGGTAGTCAATGGCGGTGCGTCGATCACACCGAACCTGGCGCGCCGGCTGCTGCTCAAGCTGGACCACGCGCAGGGTGATGCGCAAATGATCAGGGTCTCCAGCAAGCCCGACAAATTGTCCGACCGTGAAAAAGAAGTGCTGAGGATGGTGGCCAACGGCTACACCAGCGCCGAGATTGGCGCCCGGCTGACGATCAGTTGCCAGACGGTCAACTCGCACATCAAAAACATCTATCGCAAGCTGCAGGTGCGCACCCGTGCGCAAGCGGTCAGCTTTGCCGGGGCCCGTGGCCTCTTGTAG
- a CDS encoding NADP-dependent oxidoreductase — MPHNKQILLDNRPTGEAVASNFKLVSSETPALQDGQVLVRHHYLSLDPYMRGRMNDSKSYAAPQPLGQVMQGGTAGEVVESKNAKFSLGDKVVGFGGWQEYSVVDAGQVGMLRKVDTAHIPLSAYLGAVGMPGVTAWYGLMKICEPKPGETVVVSAASGAVGSVVGQLAKARGCRAVGIAGGKDKCDYVVQELGFDACVDYKAHKDPKSLYAALKDATPNGVDGYFENVGGVIMDTVLARMNAFGRIALCGMIAGYDGQPLPLTTPQLILTNRLKVQGFIVSEHMEHWPAALTELGTLVATGKLKFRESVAQGIEAAPEAFLGLLKGRNFGKQLVKLI; from the coding sequence ATGCCGCACAACAAGCAGATTCTTCTCGACAACCGTCCCACCGGCGAAGCCGTCGCCAGCAATTTCAAGCTCGTCAGCAGCGAGACCCCTGCGCTGCAGGACGGCCAGGTGCTGGTGCGCCACCACTACCTGAGCCTGGATCCGTACATGCGCGGGCGCATGAACGACAGCAAGAGCTACGCGGCGCCGCAGCCGCTGGGCCAGGTGATGCAGGGCGGCACCGCCGGCGAGGTGGTGGAATCGAAAAATGCCAAATTTTCCTTGGGCGACAAGGTGGTCGGCTTTGGCGGCTGGCAAGAATACAGCGTGGTCGATGCCGGCCAGGTCGGCATGCTGCGCAAGGTGGACACGGCACACATTCCACTGAGCGCCTATCTCGGCGCGGTCGGCATGCCGGGCGTCACCGCCTGGTACGGTTTGATGAAAATTTGCGAGCCCAAGCCCGGCGAAACCGTGGTGGTGAGCGCTGCCAGCGGCGCCGTGGGCAGCGTGGTCGGCCAGCTGGCCAAGGCGCGCGGCTGCCGTGCCGTGGGCATCGCCGGCGGCAAGGACAAGTGCGATTACGTGGTGCAGGAACTGGGCTTCGATGCCTGCGTGGACTACAAGGCGCACAAGGACCCGAAATCCCTGTATGCGGCGCTCAAGGATGCCACGCCGAACGGGGTTGACGGGTATTTTGAAAACGTCGGAGGCGTCATCATGGACACCGTGCTGGCGCGCATGAACGCCTTTGGCCGCATCGCCCTGTGCGGCATGATCGCCGGCTACGACGGTCAGCCCCTGCCACTGACCACGCCGCAACTGATCCTGACGAATCGGCTCAAAGTGCAAGGCTTTATCGTGAGCGAGCACATGGAACACTGGCCCGCGGCGCTGACCGAACTCGGCACCCTGGTGGCGACCGGCAAGCTCAAGTTCCGCGAATCCGTGGCGCAGGGCATCGAAGCCGCGCCCGAGGCCTTCCTGGGTCTGCTCAAGGGCAGGAATTTTGGCAAGCAGCTGGTCAAACTGATCTAG
- a CDS encoding SDR family oxidoreductase: MTRTIQQLFDLKGKTALVTGGSRGLGLQMAFALGEAGARIMLSSRKAEDLEVAVADLQAAGIDARWIAADCAKEADIRRLGDETLQRMGAVDILVNNAGAAWGAPAEDHPVEAWDKVMNLNIRGYFILSQHVAKTSMIPRKSGRIINLASIAGLGGNPPEMQTIAYNTSKGAVINFTRALGAEWGKYNITVNAICPGFFPSKMTQGTLKAMGEEKLAAHAPLHRLGDDEDLKGLTVLYASDAGKHITGQWLAVDGGVSIVTGG; encoded by the coding sequence ATGACTCGCACCATTCAACAACTGTTCGATCTCAAGGGCAAAACTGCCCTCGTCACCGGAGGCTCGCGCGGCCTGGGCCTGCAAATGGCGTTTGCGCTAGGCGAGGCCGGCGCGCGAATCATGCTGAGCTCGCGCAAGGCCGAAGACCTCGAAGTGGCCGTGGCCGACCTGCAGGCCGCCGGCATCGACGCACGCTGGATCGCCGCCGACTGCGCCAAGGAAGCCGACATCCGCCGCCTGGGCGACGAGACCCTGCAGCGCATGGGCGCCGTCGACATCCTGGTCAACAACGCGGGCGCCGCCTGGGGCGCGCCGGCCGAAGACCACCCGGTGGAGGCCTGGGACAAGGTGATGAACCTGAACATCCGCGGCTACTTCATCCTGAGCCAGCACGTCGCCAAGACCAGCATGATCCCGCGCAAGTCAGGCCGCATCATCAACCTGGCCTCGATCGCCGGCCTGGGCGGCAACCCGCCCGAGATGCAGACCATTGCCTACAACACCTCCAAGGGTGCCGTGATCAACTTCACGCGCGCGCTGGGCGCCGAATGGGGCAAGTACAACATCACCGTCAATGCCATCTGCCCGGGCTTCTTCCCGAGCAAGATGACGCAGGGCACGCTCAAGGCAATGGGCGAGGAGAAACTGGCGGCCCACGCGCCGCTGCACCGCCTGGGCGACGACGAAGACCTGAAGGGCCTGACGGTGCTGTATGCGTCGGATGCCGGCAAGCACATCACCGGCCAGTGGCTGGCGGTCGATGGCGGCGTATCGATCGTGACCGGTGGCTGA
- a CDS encoding isovaleryl-CoA dehydrogenase, which translates to MDTTHEVFNQSTPLVNYNPFSGNQAMRDALAFNAPTLDTAPLQALGAQCGSAAMQTHARLANVHAPELHTHDRFGRRLDEVEFHPSYHALMAAAVGAGLHGSPWAEGADAKGHAHVRRAAGFMLFTELEPSILCPISMTYAVTPALRSNAAIYADWGSKLASRAYDPAPKLWRDKPGLTMGMGMTEKQGGSDVRANTTRAVLEGTDAWGQRFAVTGHKWFFSAPMCDAFLILAQTTSGLSCLFLPRVLPDGSRNNIQIQRLKDKLGNKANASSEVEFQQASAWLVGEEGRGVPQILAMGSMTRLDCALGTSGLMRQALSIALHHTAQRQAFGKPLIEQPLMRNVLADLALESEAATALALRLARSFDKSGDAHEQAMARLLTPVAKFWICKRGSPFAQEAMECLGGNGYVEEGGEGIMARIYREMPVNSIWEGAGNIMAIDLLRALRKADAVAALAQELAPARGAHAALDRLAAALPTRVEQMASEVEARRLAQDVALAVQAALLYQSAPAAVFSAFCDSRLDGNWGQTFGTLGAATDFDAIIARAMPT; encoded by the coding sequence ATGGACACTACGCACGAGGTCTTCAACCAGAGCACGCCGCTGGTGAACTACAACCCGTTCAGCGGCAACCAGGCGATGCGCGATGCGCTGGCGTTCAATGCGCCCACACTCGATACCGCCCCGCTGCAGGCGCTGGGCGCGCAATGCGGGTCTGCCGCCATGCAGACGCACGCGCGGCTGGCGAATGTGCATGCGCCCGAGTTGCACACGCACGACCGCTTTGGGCGGCGCCTCGATGAGGTGGAGTTCCACCCGAGCTACCACGCGCTCATGGCGGCGGCGGTGGGCGCGGGGTTGCACGGCTCGCCGTGGGCGGAAGGCGCTGACGCCAAAGGACATGCGCATGTGCGGCGAGCCGCCGGCTTCATGCTGTTCACCGAGCTGGAACCCTCCATCCTGTGTCCGATCTCGATGACCTACGCCGTCACGCCCGCCTTGCGCAGCAACGCGGCAATCTACGCCGACTGGGGCTCCAAACTTGCCAGCCGCGCCTACGACCCGGCACCGAAGCTGTGGCGCGACAAGCCCGGCCTGACCATGGGCATGGGCATGACGGAGAAGCAGGGTGGCTCCGACGTGCGCGCCAACACGACGCGAGCCGTGCTGGAGGGCACGGACGCCTGGGGCCAGCGCTTTGCAGTGACCGGCCATAAATGGTTTTTCTCGGCGCCGATGTGCGATGCCTTCCTGATCCTGGCGCAAACCACGAGCGGCCTGTCCTGTCTGTTCCTGCCGCGCGTGCTGCCGGACGGCAGTCGCAACAACATCCAGATCCAGCGCCTGAAGGACAAGCTCGGCAACAAGGCCAATGCCAGCTCGGAAGTGGAGTTCCAGCAGGCCAGCGCCTGGTTGGTGGGCGAGGAGGGGCGTGGCGTGCCGCAAATCCTGGCCATGGGCAGCATGACGCGGCTGGACTGCGCGCTGGGCACCAGCGGCCTGATGCGCCAGGCGCTGAGCATCGCACTGCACCACACGGCGCAGCGCCAGGCCTTTGGCAAGCCGCTGATCGAGCAGCCGCTGATGCGCAACGTGCTGGCTGACCTGGCGCTGGAGAGTGAAGCGGCCACCGCACTGGCGCTGCGGCTGGCGCGCTCGTTCGACAAATCGGGGGACGCGCACGAGCAGGCCATGGCGCGCCTGCTCACGCCCGTTGCCAAGTTCTGGATCTGCAAACGCGGCAGCCCTTTTGCGCAGGAAGCCATGGAATGCCTGGGCGGCAACGGCTATGTGGAGGAGGGTGGCGAAGGCATCATGGCCCGCATCTACCGCGAGATGCCGGTCAACTCGATCTGGGAGGGCGCGGGCAACATCATGGCCATCGACCTGCTGCGCGCGTTGCGCAAGGCCGATGCTGTGGCCGCGCTGGCACAGGAACTGGCACCCGCCAGGGGCGCGCATGCGGCGCTGGATCGCCTGGCCGCGGCGCTGCCCACGCGCGTCGAACAGATGGCGAGTGAGGTCGAAGCGCGCCGCCTCGCGCAGGATGTGGCGCTGGCCGTGCAGGCGGCGCTGCTGTACCAGAGCGCACCTGCCGCCGTGTTCAGCGCGTTTTGCGATTCGCGCCTGGATGGCAACTGGGGCCAGACCTTTGGCACGCTGGGTGCGGCCACGGATTTTGACGCGATCATCGCGCGCGCGATGCCCACCTGA